In Lycium ferocissimum isolate CSIRO_LF1 chromosome 3, AGI_CSIRO_Lferr_CH_V1, whole genome shotgun sequence, the genomic window ATCAATTAATTCCGCTCCTTCAGTATAATGACCTTTAGCCCAATTATTCCCCGCACCAGATTGTCCAAAAACAAAATTATCAGGTCTAAAAATCTGTCCATAAGGACCAGACCTAATACTATCCATAGTACCAGGTTCCAAATCCATCAGAACAGCTCTAGGAACAAATCTTCCACATGTCGCTTCATTATAATAGACATTGATTCTCTCGAGCTGGAGATCGGAATCTCCATCGTATCGCCCGGTAGAATCAATGCCGTGCTCAGCACATACGACTTCCCAGAACTTCGCACCTATTTGGTTGCCACATTGCCCACCTTGAATGTGAAGGATTTCACGCATTTTGGGAAATTCAGAGATTGAAAGAAGAAGCAAGAATTATTTTTTGTGTGTAGGGACGGGAAAAAGGGGGGGAATATTTATAGtgaaatttgaattattttaggGTTTAGAGAGATATGTGGGGAACGGTTACTGGATTAACGGTTAGATTTAATTTGACTTCTTGGACTACGTAGAAAtgagtttgaaatttgaatatttgtgtgggaCATAGCTGGACAATACAAGGACTTTTAGTAAAGGTCCTTTTAGTTTAATAAAAGTACGATTTAACCCTTTAATTGCGAAATTTTATTGTAAAGAGTTAAAGTTTTGCTCCTAGCtactaggggtgttcatggttcggtttagggtcggttattggttaaaatataactttagtcggtttttaaatgtctaaaaccataaccaaaccaagtaaaataataaccataattattgtcggtttggttggtttggttcggttttaaTTTATGACTAGcgacaattcaaatattataCTCTACATTAACGAAATTTCTTATGAAGCTCTTTTTTCCTCACGGCCCACAAGGGCGAACTTTGTGTGGGAAAGACATCTTTAGCGAATGTAAAATGAAAGGAGATAGTAGGATTTTTACTTTTACCCTTATcttacgacttattagagttgggcttggattgttggacttggacatattcttttaagacatgggccttaaaaataagtagaccaaaattaaattaataattaaaaggtataaaatatctttaattatttatgaaaagttaatattatacatataaataattataaattttatgtatataattatcggtttggttcggttatttattcggttattttttactataaccataaccaaaccaaatattatcggtttttcaaatttaaaaccaaaccaaaccaaaccaaaccaaatgtcggttttttattcggtttggttaaattttcggtttggttttggttttaaccaaaactgtgaacagcCCTACTAGCTACTctgctgtctcaaattatttgttgtaTTTCAATTTCACACGCCTTTAATGAAATATCAATTAGGAGCGTTTTTGACTAGTTttattcttatttatgtcttaagaTATAATCTCTCTTAATTGAATATCTATTCTATTTATGAATCATCTCTCCATAATTAAGGTGTTTGTAGTCTTCAAAAATAATTACTACTAAGgataaaatgaggaaaaaaataataattttgccTTGAGcttctaaaatgacaaataatttgaaataactattttaaaaaaatcatgatagataatttgagacggagtgAGTACTAATGTTTGCATCACGCAAATAAATGCAATATATGTTACTTTTATCATTAagttatttaatttaatataaatattacgTGTGAGTAAACATAATAATTTTCTATTTTGTGTTTTATTATACCTCAAATCATCACAATAAGTGGTGATAAATTGAACCTAAATTTGTATAACCTAGCTGATGCGCTCGTGTTCAACTCGTATTTAACCTGTCTATAtagaatacaacaacaataacaacatattcagtgtaatcccacaagtaggGTCTCGAGAGGTTAAAGTGTATACAGACCTTACTCCTATCATAGGCAGAGAGGTTGTTTCCCATAGACCCTCAGCTCAGAGAAAAGCAAATAAAAGCAGAACGGAAAAGGAAATAGCAAAAGTAAAGAAGCAATGACAAAATATTAACTAAAGCATGACAAAGCAGTTTGGAAAGAAGCAACAATAATGTAACTACCACAAAATCATACGACAGTCGAAGTACAAGACACACCAGATAATAACATaaatcaaaggacaagaaaacTACAAGAAATATACGAAGCGTGACAATGCTCAACTACCTACTACCCTTCTACACTGACCCATGTCCTCCACAACCTCTTATTTACGGTTATGTCCTCGGTGAGCTGAAACTGCGTCATGtcatgtctaatcacctctccttaatacttcttcggcctacctctacctctcctgaaactatccatagccaacctctcacacctacGCACAGGGCCATCTGAAAATCTCCTCTTCACATTTCCAACCCATCTCAGCCTCGactcccgcatcttgtcctctgAAAGCCACCCCCACCTTGTCCCTTCTAATTACTTCTTTTCTCGTATGCCTACGCATCCACCGCAATATCCTCATTTCTGCTTCCTTCATCTTCAGAacatgagagttcttgactgccCAAGACGTttccccatacaacatagtcatTCTAACTACCACTctgtagaacttacctttaagttttggtggaaccttcttatcacacaggACTTCTCATGAGAGTCTCTATTTCATCAACCTgcgcaccaatacgatgtgtgacatcttcatcaatctccccattttcttgaataatagacccaagataatTGAAACTTCCTCTCTTTTGAATAACCTGGATATCAAGCCTCACTGCCACGTCTTGCTCATGCTCTACTTCAcggaacttgcactccaagtattctGTCTTGGTCCTGCTCAATCTGAACCCTTTAGATTCCAGGGTatgtctccaaacctccagcttagcATAAAATCCACCGTGAGTCTCCTCAATCAAAACTATGTCATCtgcaaataacatacaccatgacACCTCAACTTGAGCTTGTCACGTCAAAACATCCATCACAAGGGCAAATAAAAAAAGGCAAAGAGCTGACCCTAATGCAACCCCATCTCAACCAGGAAGTGCTCTGAGTCTCCTCTCACTATCCTTACCCTAGTCTTGGCTCCATCATAAATGTCCTTGATCGCCCTAGTGTATGCCATAGTTACACCACTTGCCTCCAAGCCTTTCCATAGAATCTCCTTTGGGACTTTGTCATAAGCCTATCTATATAGAAAACATACGAACTAATATATCTATCAACCTGTTTCTTGCTAGTGGTACACAATCTTTGCAATTGAATACTCCTTCTTCTATTGAGCTGTTatgctttttttcttcttgatatACCACCAACTCAATTTTATAGtgaaaagaattagaagaaaTAAAACAAGTTGTTCACTCCCAAAGTGGACTAGTATAAACTATGAAGAGCTCATAAGTGAAATTTCAAACTCAGAGTCTACTCCAACCCCCACTTTTTGACCAACCCATCCCACGCCACCCATCTCACTTTCACCCCCATAGTGTTTCCTAGATTACAATTTTAGGACACTTTTTCTTGCTTATttaccaacaaccacaacaacatacccagtatagtCCCACAAGGTAGGGTTttgggagggtagagtgtacgcagaccttacccttacCTTGTGACGGATAGacaggttgtttccgatagatccTCGGCTCAAGGAGAGATGaaaaaacatcaataataataatctgAACGAAAATGAAATAGAGGGAGCTTTTTCTTTATGTAatgtaattttaaatataaatcaagaacttggaaaaatttaaagtaaaattaaaCCAAGGGAGAGTACAATTTTTCTTTGGAAAAATTAAAGCCCATTTCCATTGGCCATCTAACTAACCATTTTTAACCCAATTATCATTTTCTTACTGGATAAAATCATTCGGTCATTTAGTTTTCTTAAATTTGGTCTCCACTTCTCTGGAACGTGGTTTTGTCTCCAAttaatcaattctttctttttaagCCAACCCTCTATGTTTCTCTTTGTTCTCCTTTGCAAATGTATCTATCTCCCCGTTTctctatattttcatttttttttttgttcgttctttcatttttctccacCTGGATATGCTTACAAATCCAAATTCAAGGTCTTTctaattcaaataaaataagattGGCTGGATGGATAGTTTCCATCTCAGAGAGAAGGAACCTTAAATCTAAAATCGAGAAGGTTCAATAGCAAATCATTGGACTTCggtatcttcttcttcttcttcttcttcttctttttttttttttttttttggtgtgtgtgtgtggtgatTATGGTGTTAAGGTGGAGGTGTACTGGTGGCTGGATGGTGTTTTATAAtataaagagaaaagacatcatttaacccctgaacttggcatgaaaactcagtttggaaactaaacttaacttctatttattacccccttaacaacttacgaTTTAATTATCTTCCCCCTCTAGTGGCCCAGACCAGTTGAGGGCTGGGTAGTGTTGGACACGCGCGAGCTAATTGGTCCACGTCATTTATTAATtccccaacttatttttaccCGTTTCCACATAAAACCCGACCCCCCCAATTAACCCGACCCACCCCCAATTAAAATTACCCATCCCAAACAAAACCCCGACCACGGTTCCAATCGTCGTTTTCCCCTTTCCACTACACAACCAAACCTCCACAAACCGATCATTGCAAAGTTAAAATCCAAAAATATACGTAAATCTTGTCGTTTACGAGTGATATTGAAGATTAGTTAGCCACAAAGGTACACGATTCTTGTTGTTCTCGTTAGGGTTTGTCTAGATTTCGATTTACGTTGcaaaaaattaatctttaacttcgttttctttttttctttttttttttggtgtaaatgtGCGAATCTtgtaatttttcatttgtttttcaattttaggttttgtgaagaaaatggacGATGTGTTTGTGACTGCGAGGTTTAACCACGGAGGTAATTTAGAAAAAACCCCTCGTATTAAGTATGTTGGAGGTAGTGTGACAGattattttgatgttgatcttgatAAATTCTCTTATTTTGAGCTTGTTTACTATGTTAAAGAAATCGGTTATAATGTTTCAtcttgttgtgtatatattagaCCACCTAAATGTCGATTTGTAGTAGAAGTTAAAAGTGATAGGGACATTATTGGTATTGCACCTCAATTAAAAAACGGAGATATTGTTGTAATTTTTCGACTCATCTTGTTGAGGAACCTATTGTGGTCCCCCTCGCTCTTCCACCTATTACCCCCGTGTGGGTGGGGAATCTTTCTTTCACTTTTGATAACCCCGTGTGAAGATATAAATGAAAAGGTAGGGGCGGTGAGGGTAGTCAAACATTTGGGGGTAGTGAAGGCTTAGGGTTTGAAGAGGCTTGATGAACCCTTGGGTGGGCCTTCGGACTCTGCCGCTACACCTGCGCATTCTACTACgcggtgatgatgatgatgattccgaCTTAGAAAGTGAGAGTGAATCTGAGGAGTCTGACAATGTAGTGGTAGAggaaggtgaagaagaagaatttgataGTGATGTTCATGAGGAGAAGTTAGGTGATGGAATAAATGGAGATTTGTTGTATTACAACATAGATAGGTGGTCCAAGGTCTACTTTAAATACCTCGGCTGTTGTGATAGTGTTGACAACAACATGGCCGAGAGTTTTAATTCTGGATTTTTGGGGCAAGGCACAAGACCATTATCACAATGCTTCGAGGAAATTAGAGTCAAAATGATGAGAAGGGTAGGACAACTAAGAGAGTTTTACTACCGAGACTTGGATAACAAACATCGACCAACGGCTTTGAAGGTATTGCAAGAGAACACATCAAAGTCAATGAAGTGTACTCTTGAATGGAATGGTGAATATGGCTTTGAGGTCAAGGCATGGGGTAATAAATTCATAGTAAATGCGAACGGCAATACTTGCACTTGTAGATCTTGGATCTTGAAAGGTATTCCCTGTTTGTCATGCCATAGCTGCACTTCATTTCAGAAAATTGGAACCTATTGACTATGTTGCACATTGGTACACTAAGGACACTTACCTCAAAACATACAACTCATTCATTCAACCTGTTACTAATATGGCAATGTGGCCAAAGACAACCAATCCTCCTGTCCTCCCACCTGAGATTAAAAAAGCCGCCCGGAGTAGGCCAAGGAAGTGTAGAAGAAAGGAGCGGACGAAAACAAGACGGGGGAAAGTCACAAAAAGAGGTGTTGAGATGACTGCGCAGCTTGTGCCATGCAAAGGGTCACAATAAGAAGGGTTGTCCTATGAATCCACAATGcggagagagaggagaggaaGGGCGGGGAGAGGGACAAGTACTAGTTCAACAAGGTCAAGTGTTGGTTCTTCTACGGTACCAAGTAATTCCCAACCAAGTAGAGGAAGGGGAAGACCAAGAGGTTCTACCAAACGGTAAAAACTCTCCTTGTTATTTACTACTTGATTAAATATTACGATCTTACATTGACTCTAACTACTAAAAAATATGAATTAGGCCATGGTACAAGTAAAGATTTCAATCTGGAAGGGGTACGGAGATCGTCTACATCACAGTATTACTTAGCTTGTTAAATTACCACTTAATCAATTTTACAATTCTAAGTGTTTGACACCTTAAATGTGACTTAGGCTTCTGATGCAAGTGCATCAGTTACTGGAAGAGGGGCACCCTTTAAGAGGCCAAGAGTTGTGGGAATGGGAGTGCTTCAGACCCAAAGTGGTTTCAAAATTGTCAATGTAAGTTTGCAACCTCATTAACCATTTACTGTAAACAATCTAGCCTAATGGAGATCTATTTAGCCTAATGGATATCTATTTTGCTAATGCGACTGGAATGGCAAATCGGACTCCAACCATGCCTATGAATTCGGCGGTAGTCATTCCAGTAGTCTTGGACAACACAAACCAAGACCGGAGGACTAAAATGGAAAAGTAGTCCGGCTATGACACAACAAGGTCTTGACAATGAGTGGACAAAAAAGAATGAGAACAAGGGCCAAAAGCCGCTGAGTTGAACTCTTTAAGTCAAAACGAGTTCATCATTTGCCAAACAAAATGGAAGGCTTGTATTTGCGATTTTATGTCTTTGATGGTTATTTGTTATGCGAGCGGTATTTGATCGAgattttaatgttgttttagtAAAACAATTATGGTAGATGATGTACATTTGTCAAACAAATATGCACTTAGGCTTTATCAATTTTGAAGAAACTGATGCAATTTTGCCCTGTAGTGACATtctattgttggaatattaagcAGCTGTGACTGCAATTTTGCCCTGTAGTGACATtctattgttggaatattaagcAGCTGTGACTGCAATTTTGCCCTGTAGTGACATTCTAAACATAATCAatgtattaagttttcctaatacTAATAACCAGACAATACAGCAATATAAGAAACGATATGAGAACAGacaggcataactaaacataactaaaagtctgccccctcccgtgaacttttagttaaacacaactaaaaatGTCATTTACCgacataactaaacataactaaaaaaagtcTGCCCTCCGGGACGTcctttagttaaacacaactaaaagtctgcacGGACCGaaataactaaacataactaaacataatcaatgtattaagttttcctaatacTAATAACCGGACAATACGAAGAATATAAGAAACGATATGAGAACAGACgggcataactaaacataactaaagaGTCTGCCCCCtagactttttttagttaaacacaactaaaagtacgccTAGGACCCggataactaaacataactaaaagttcgcctccggacttttagttaaacactgACTAAAAGTaccggcataactaaacataactaaacataatcaatgtattaagttttcctaatacTAATAACCGAACAATACAGCAATATAAGAAACGATATGAGAAGACGAGCgtgcataactaaacataactaaagtACGCATTTTCCCTcagcggacttttagttaaacacaactaaaagtaccctaccggcataactaaacataactaaaagtaccgCCGGACCCGGCAtgactaaacataactaaaagttcgcttctccggcggacttttagttaaacacaactaaaagtctcataggatccggcataactaaatatTAAGcgtattaattttcttttaatatatttCCTGGTTTTGTGGCATTTCACGATTTCCTGGTGTTGTGCGTGACATTAAATGCATAGAGAAGCTGCCAATTTATCCATCAATTTTGTGTATAACACTAAATACGAATGATTTGAGCAAATGTTTACACATTTCAAGGCATGTACGTTGAGCGTGTACACATTTGAGCGATCAAAACGCATTGAATGGATGCAAGTAAATGCATTATCACATTGTGGGTCAAACACATTGAATCCGAGTTAGTAAATGATGGTAGTTGGTACTTGGGAGTGATGGTCAAAACCAATGAATCCGAGACATCATTAAGTACTTGATCACACTAACACTATAACTCAACTCAACTATAAATAGGCCTTCTTTCCATTTCACTTTCACTCAACTCAAATAACTCTTAACACATATAGTGACATTAAAGGCGGCCCTTCATCtaagatggatgaaatggaaatggCCGCATGTTTTGACAAAGAATTGACGAAATCGTACGTCGAAAAAGACGATTTCGTAAGTCTTGTCgtattatatattttcaattGCTCTTTTACCTCTTTTGGTaataacatgtttttttttttttacagatcCTTCCAACTGACATACTGGAATTTCTTCCAAACACCGACAAGGACGTTCCATTACGACGATCATGAGTATAATATGAAATACAAGGTTGGCGTATACACGCGCCTCGCTCGAAGATTGGAAAGCCTTCATTGATCTTCTTAGGATTAGGGATAGGAGATGTGTTGTGTTTTAAGGCATGTTTAGATGAGAACCGcatcttttttttgttcatgtAAAGGAGGATCCGGAGATAGTAATGATAGATTAGGTCTCCAGATTCTCTatttaaagtaatttataaaatttctcgaCTTATGCTATCATTTTCAAggtaatattttccataacaacaaaattCTTCAACAAGAGCATAAAGTTCTTCCATGacatttacattacaacaagACCATAAAGTTCTTACATTACCTACTACGCGattacaacatacaacaacataaattcaGTTGATTAACGAAGCCGCCAAAAAGCCAATAAATATTCCCCACGAAGTCAAAAGCAACATCCTTGTATTTGCAAGTTTCTCCTCCAAGTTTAGAACTTTTTCAAGTCAAATTCTTTTTTACTCTTCAAGCCAATTAATTCCTCCTTCATTTTGTTAACTTCATTTAGATGTCTAGCCTCAATAGCAATTAATTCTTCTTGCAATTTGTCCCTTTCGATCTTGACCGCATCTAACAACGACGTCAAACTTTGAACATTATTCCACCGCATCTCGGAAACAATTCATCTTCCCATTCCCAAATCCACAAGCATTGCCCTTAGGCCTCGAACATTTGTAGAATTTCCGTCCGGATTACTAGGAGTCGATGAAGTGAGGTGTTTTGCAATGGT contains:
- the LOC132048659 gene encoding uncharacterized protein LOC132048659 produces the protein MLFADDIVLIEETHGGFYAKLEVWRHTLESKGFRLSRTKTEYLECKFREVEHEQDVAVRLDIQVPPKLKGKFYRVVVRMTMLYGETSWAVKNSHVLKMKEAEMRILRWMRRHTRKEVIRRDKVGVAFRGQDAGVEAEMGWKCEEEIFRWPCA